A region of Myxococcus stipitatus DSM 14675 DNA encodes the following proteins:
- a CDS encoding MetQ/NlpA family ABC transporter substrate-binding protein has protein sequence MKPPSSFLLIPLAFAAISAVLLVGTGCKKSEAPATGEAPGVPTLKVGVNPVPHGEILRAAVPVALRDGVRIEVVEFTDYVQPNIALSDGQLDANYFQHVPYLERFAADRKLSLSSAGAVHLEPLALYSTKYRQLAELPEGSQVTIPSDPSNASRALHLLEDHGLLRLRENVGAAATVQDVVGNPRKLELREIDAEQQPRTLEDVAAAVINGNYFLEAQKHLKLDAKVLASESSARNPYANVIVVRKGDDARPEVRVLLKALQSAEVRKFIEANYGGAVVPAF, from the coding sequence ATGAAGCCACCCTCATCGTTCCTGCTGATTCCCCTGGCTTTCGCCGCCATCTCCGCCGTGTTGTTGGTGGGGACGGGCTGCAAGAAGTCCGAAGCTCCCGCCACGGGCGAGGCCCCGGGCGTTCCCACCCTCAAGGTCGGCGTCAATCCCGTGCCCCATGGGGAGATTCTTCGCGCGGCGGTGCCCGTGGCACTGCGCGACGGCGTGCGCATCGAGGTGGTCGAGTTCACCGACTATGTGCAGCCCAACATCGCGCTGTCCGATGGGCAGCTCGATGCGAACTACTTCCAGCATGTGCCGTATCTGGAGCGCTTCGCCGCGGACCGGAAGCTGTCGCTGAGCAGCGCCGGAGCCGTGCATCTGGAGCCGCTGGCGCTGTACTCGACGAAGTATCGACAGCTCGCGGAATTGCCCGAGGGCTCGCAGGTCACCATTCCGTCGGACCCCAGCAATGCGTCGCGTGCGCTGCACCTGCTGGAGGACCATGGGCTGCTGCGCCTGCGTGAGAACGTGGGGGCCGCCGCCACCGTGCAGGACGTGGTGGGCAACCCGCGCAAGCTGGAGCTGCGGGAGATTGATGCCGAGCAACAGCCTCGCACGCTGGAGGACGTGGCCGCCGCAGTCATCAACGGAAACTACTTCCTGGAGGCGCAGAAGCACCTGAAGCTCGACGCCAAGGTGCTGGCCAGCGAGTCCTCCGCGCGCAACCCGTACGCCAACGTGATCGTGGTCCGGAAGGGCGACGATGCCCGCCCCGAGGTCCGCGTGCTGCTCAAGGCGCTCCAGTCCGCCGAGGTGCGCAAGTTCATCGAGGCGAACTACGGTGGTGCGGTGGTTCCCGCGTTCTGA